A genomic stretch from Arthrobacter sp. KBS0702 includes:
- the recF gene encoding DNA replication/repair protein RecF (All proteins in this family for which functions are known are DNA-binding proteins that assist the filamentation of RecA onto DNA for the initiation of recombination or recombinational repair.) encodes MYLEQLSLTDFRSYAQVDLSLEPGVTVLVGSNGIGKTNLMEAIGYLATLSSHRVSTDAPLLRFGTERAMIRAKLVRGDQSTVLELEINAGRANRARINRSNPVRARDILGICQTVLFAPEDLALVKGDPSNRRRFLDELLVSLVPRHAATRSDYDRVLKQRNALLKSGRTGKFTAGHEATLDVWDQHMARAGAELLHARLELVERLQPHLNSAYAQLTDGSKAAGAIYRSTLQGAFDDDGEVTAASSGAVPADGMEDLRPLSVDELTERYVRAFAASRRKELERGISLVGPHRDELELVLGQAPAKGYASHGETWSMCLALRLAAYYVMLDDARTGGSAPILILDDVFAELDVQRRRKLASIVSGAEQVLVTAAVEDDIPAELAGRRVKVIPGGLDEPDKP; translated from the coding sequence GACAGATTTCCGCAGTTACGCCCAGGTGGACCTCAGCCTGGAACCGGGGGTCACCGTGCTCGTCGGTTCCAACGGAATCGGCAAGACCAATCTGATGGAAGCGATCGGCTACCTCGCCACGCTGAGCTCGCACCGGGTCAGTACCGATGCCCCGCTGTTGCGCTTCGGTACCGAACGGGCCATGATCCGGGCCAAACTGGTCCGCGGTGACCAGTCCACCGTGCTGGAACTGGAAATCAACGCCGGCCGGGCGAACCGTGCGCGGATCAACCGAAGCAACCCGGTCCGTGCCAGGGACATCCTGGGCATCTGTCAGACGGTGCTCTTTGCCCCGGAGGACCTCGCCCTGGTCAAGGGTGACCCGTCGAACCGGCGCCGCTTCCTGGATGAACTGCTTGTCAGCCTGGTCCCGCGGCACGCTGCCACCCGCAGCGACTACGACCGGGTGCTGAAACAACGCAATGCCCTGCTGAAATCGGGCCGGACGGGCAAATTCACCGCCGGCCATGAAGCCACCCTTGATGTCTGGGACCAACACATGGCCAGGGCCGGGGCCGAACTCCTGCACGCGCGGTTGGAGCTGGTCGAACGGCTGCAGCCCCACCTCAATAGCGCCTACGCCCAGCTCACCGACGGGTCCAAAGCCGCCGGCGCAATCTATCGTTCCACCCTGCAGGGGGCGTTTGACGACGACGGCGAGGTTACTGCCGCATCCTCTGGCGCCGTCCCGGCCGATGGGATGGAAGACCTTCGCCCGCTGAGCGTCGACGAGCTCACCGAACGTTATGTCCGGGCCTTCGCGGCTTCCCGACGCAAGGAACTGGAACGCGGCATTTCCCTGGTGGGGCCGCACCGGGATGAACTGGAACTGGTCTTGGGCCAGGCCCCGGCCAAGGGGTACGCCTCGCATGGGGAAACCTGGTCCATGTGCCTGGCCCTGCGGCTGGCCGCCTACTACGTCATGCTGGACGATGCGCGCACCGGCGGGTCGGCGCCCATCCTGATCCTGGACGATGTCTTTGCCGAGCTGGACGTCCAACGGCGGCGTAAACTGGCGTCAATAGTCTCCGGCGCGGAGCAGGTCCTGGTGACCGCCGCCGTCGAGGACGACATCCCGGCCGAACTCGCCGGACGGCGGGTGAAGGTCATTCCGGGAGGACTCGATGAGCCGGACAAACCATGA
- a CDS encoding DUF721 domain-containing protein: protein MNKDTDGGLQPGRDPDDIDAAQAALNRMRDAAAARGEIRRKAPPRPGSTQKPARSAGTRGFAQFHGTGRDPLGLGKVVGRLVAERGWSSPVAVGSVMAQWPALVGPEISAHCTPESFTDTTLHVRCDSTAWATQLRLLSLSLLEKFRNELGEGVVTSIQVAGPAAPSWRKGARTVNGRGPRDTYG, encoded by the coding sequence ATGAATAAGGATACCGACGGCGGCCTGCAGCCGGGCCGCGACCCGGATGACATCGACGCCGCCCAAGCCGCCTTGAACCGGATGCGGGACGCGGCGGCCGCACGGGGTGAAATCCGCCGGAAGGCGCCGCCCCGCCCCGGAAGCACTCAGAAACCGGCCCGCAGCGCCGGAACCCGCGGATTCGCCCAGTTCCACGGCACCGGCCGCGACCCGCTGGGGCTCGGCAAGGTGGTGGGACGGCTGGTGGCCGAACGCGGCTGGAGCTCGCCGGTGGCGGTCGGATCCGTGATGGCCCAGTGGCCGGCCCTGGTGGGCCCCGAGATTTCCGCGCACTGCACACCGGAGAGTTTCACCGATACGACGCTGCATGTGCGCTGCGATTCGACTGCGTGGGCCACCCAGCTGCGCCTGCTGAGCCTGAGCCTGCTGGAGAAGTTCCGCAATGAACTCGGCGAGGGCGTCGTGACCAGCATCCAGGTGGCGGGTCCCGCGGCACCGAGTTGGCGCAAGGGGGCGCGGACGGTCAACGGCCGCGGCCCGCGCGACACATACGGGTAG
- the gyrB gene encoding DNA topoisomerase (ATP-hydrolyzing) subunit B, translating to MANDNADIPATEPAAGGAPADTPAEAATPREYGASDITVLEGLEAVRKRPGMYIGSTGPRGLHHLVYEVVDNSVDEALAGYCTHIEIVLTADGGVKVVDNGRGIPVDMHPTEHKPTVEVVMTILHAGGKFGGGGYAVSGGLHGVGISVVNALSSRVDTEVRRQGHVWRMSFADGGKPQGGLVKGEETTETGTTQTFYPDPTIFESVEFDFETLRARFQQMAFLNKGLRITLTDERRAAAEPSEDADLDLDAVETEGEVPAEFHTVVYQYDDGLLDYVKHLNSGKKVDVVHEDVIAFETEDTERHIALEMAMQWTNAYSESVHTYANTINTHEGGTHEEGFRAAMTSLINRYAREKSIIKEKDDNLTGDDIREGLTAVISVKLSEPQFEGQTKTKLGNSEVKGFVQRVVTDGLGDWLERNPGPARDVIRKAISAAQARMAARKARDNARRKSPLESFGMPGKLSDCSSKDPAKCEVYLVEGDSAGGSAKRGRNPETQAILPLRGKILNVERARLDKALGNAEVQSMITAFGTGIGEDFDLAKLRYHKIVLMADADVDGQHITTLLMTLLFRYMRPLIENGFVYLAQPPLYRIKWSNAPHDYVYSDRERDAKLVSGQAAGRRIPKDNGIQRYKGLGEMDYTELWDTTMDPEHRTLLQVTMDDALAADQTFSVLMGEDVESRRNFIQQNAKDVRFLDI from the coding sequence GTGGCTAACGACAATGCAGATATCCCGGCAACGGAACCAGCGGCGGGAGGCGCTCCGGCGGACACACCCGCGGAGGCGGCGACGCCGCGCGAATACGGTGCCAGCGACATCACGGTGCTTGAGGGCCTGGAAGCTGTCCGGAAACGCCCGGGCATGTATATCGGCTCCACCGGACCCCGCGGCCTGCACCACCTCGTCTATGAAGTCGTGGACAACTCGGTTGACGAAGCGCTGGCCGGCTACTGCACGCACATCGAGATCGTCCTGACGGCCGACGGCGGCGTCAAGGTGGTCGACAACGGCCGCGGCATCCCGGTGGACATGCACCCCACCGAGCACAAGCCGACGGTTGAAGTCGTCATGACTATCCTGCACGCCGGCGGCAAGTTCGGCGGCGGCGGGTACGCCGTCTCCGGCGGACTGCACGGCGTTGGTATTTCCGTGGTCAACGCGCTTTCCAGCCGCGTCGACACCGAGGTCCGCCGGCAGGGCCACGTCTGGCGGATGTCCTTCGCCGACGGCGGCAAACCGCAGGGCGGCCTGGTCAAGGGCGAGGAAACCACCGAGACCGGCACCACCCAGACGTTCTACCCGGACCCCACCATCTTCGAGAGCGTGGAATTCGATTTCGAAACCCTGCGCGCCCGCTTCCAGCAGATGGCCTTCCTCAACAAGGGCCTGCGCATCACACTGACGGACGAGCGCCGCGCCGCCGCTGAACCGTCCGAGGACGCGGATCTTGACCTCGACGCCGTTGAGACCGAAGGCGAAGTCCCCGCCGAGTTCCACACCGTGGTCTACCAGTACGACGACGGCCTGCTGGACTACGTGAAGCACCTCAACTCGGGGAAGAAGGTCGACGTCGTCCACGAAGACGTTATTGCTTTCGAAACCGAGGACACGGAACGGCACATCGCCCTGGAAATGGCGATGCAGTGGACCAACGCATACTCCGAGAGCGTCCACACCTACGCCAACACCATCAACACCCACGAGGGCGGCACCCACGAAGAGGGTTTCCGCGCCGCGATGACCTCGCTCATCAACCGCTATGCGCGGGAGAAGAGCATCATCAAGGAAAAAGACGACAACCTCACGGGCGACGACATCCGGGAAGGCCTGACCGCGGTTATTTCGGTCAAGCTCTCCGAGCCGCAGTTCGAGGGCCAGACCAAGACCAAGCTCGGCAACTCCGAGGTCAAGGGTTTTGTCCAGCGCGTGGTCACCGACGGCCTCGGCGACTGGCTGGAACGCAATCCCGGCCCGGCCCGCGACGTCATCCGCAAGGCCATCTCCGCGGCCCAGGCCCGGATGGCTGCGCGCAAGGCCCGCGACAACGCGCGCCGGAAGAGCCCGCTGGAGTCCTTCGGCATGCCCGGCAAGCTGTCCGATTGCTCCTCCAAGGATCCTGCCAAGTGCGAGGTGTACCTCGTGGAGGGTGACTCCGCCGGCGGTTCGGCCAAGCGCGGACGCAACCCCGAAACCCAGGCCATCCTGCCGCTGCGCGGCAAGATCCTCAACGTCGAGCGCGCCCGGCTGGACAAGGCGCTCGGCAACGCAGAGGTCCAGTCCATGATCACCGCCTTCGGCACCGGCATCGGCGAGGACTTCGATCTCGCCAAGCTGCGGTACCACAAGATCGTCCTGATGGCCGACGCCGACGTCGACGGCCAGCACATCACCACGCTGCTGATGACCCTGCTGTTCCGCTACATGCGCCCGCTGATCGAGAACGGCTTCGTCTACCTCGCCCAGCCGCCGCTGTACCGGATCAAGTGGTCCAACGCCCCGCACGACTACGTCTACAGCGACCGGGAACGCGATGCGAAGCTGGTCTCCGGCCAGGCCGCCGGCCGCCGTATTCCCAAGGACAACGGCATCCAGCGTTACAAGGGCCTCGGCGAGATGGACTACACGGAACTCTGGGACACCACCATGGACCCGGAGCACCGCACCCTCCTGCAGGTCACTATGGACGATGCCCTGGCAGCGGACCAGACCTTCTCCGTCCTGATGGGCGAAGACGTCGAATCCCGCCGAAACTTCATTCAGCAGAACGCCAAGGACGTTCGGTTCCTCGATATCTAG
- the gyrA gene encoding DNA gyrase subunit A — translation MSDETPEVPAAGAEPVLEGNVLDTDVLTDRVEQVDLQTEMQRSYLDYAMAVIVGRALPDVRDGLKPVHRRVLYAMFDGGYRPERSFNKCARVVGEVMGQYHPHGDTAIYDALVRLIQDWTMRYPLALGQGNFGSPGNDGAAAPRYTETKMAPLAMEMVRDIDEETVDFQDNYDGKNQEPTILPARFPNLLVNGSSGIAVGMATNIPPHNLREVADGVQWYLANPTASREELLEELIQRIKGPDFPTGATILGHKGIEDAYRTGRGSITMRAVVNVEELQGRTCLVVTELPYQANPDNLAIKIAELVKDGKISGIADLRDETSGRTGQRLVIVLKRDAVAKVVLNNLYKHTQLQDNFAANMLAIVDGVPRTLSLDAFIRHWVTHQMDVIARRTRYRLRKAEEEAHILRALLKALDALDEVIALIRASTTTQAARDGLMELLDIDEVQAVAILDMQLRRLAALERQKIQDKHAELEAMITEYNAILASEERQREIISTELGEIVAKHGDDRRTKVLMGYDGDMSIEDLIPEEEMVVTITRGGYVKRTRSDNYRSQQRGGKGIKGAQLRGDDVVEHFFVTTTHHWLLFFTNLGRVYRAKAYELVEAARDAKGQHVANLLAFQPDEHIAQVLDLLDYQHAPYLVLATKRGLVKKTRLEDYDTNRSAGVIAINLRDGDELVSAQLVSETDDLMLVSRKGQSIRFTATDEALRPMGRATSGVTGMKFREDDELLAADVVQDGSFVFIVTEGGFAKRTAVEEYRLQGRGGLGIKVGKYQEERGHLVGALIVQEEDEVLVVMEGGKVVRSSVAGVPAKGRDTMGVIFAKPDKNDRIIAVARNSERGLETEETDPESGAERPATEQDDVTLAGETGSHEGSAETESVPAPESDESSGHAELDEDNTGGNA, via the coding sequence ATGAGTGACGAAACACCCGAAGTCCCCGCCGCCGGTGCGGAGCCCGTGCTCGAAGGCAACGTTCTTGATACCGATGTGCTGACGGACCGCGTCGAGCAGGTCGACCTGCAGACCGAAATGCAGCGCTCGTACCTCGACTACGCCATGGCCGTGATCGTGGGCCGCGCGCTTCCGGACGTCCGCGACGGCCTCAAGCCCGTGCACCGCCGTGTGCTGTACGCGATGTTCGACGGTGGCTACCGCCCGGAGCGCTCCTTCAATAAGTGCGCCCGCGTGGTCGGCGAAGTCATGGGCCAGTACCACCCGCACGGAGATACCGCGATCTACGACGCCTTGGTCCGCCTGATCCAGGACTGGACCATGCGCTACCCGCTGGCGCTGGGACAGGGCAACTTCGGCTCGCCCGGCAACGACGGCGCCGCCGCGCCGCGGTACACCGAAACCAAGATGGCCCCGCTGGCGATGGAAATGGTCCGCGACATCGACGAGGAAACCGTCGATTTCCAGGACAACTACGACGGCAAGAACCAGGAACCGACCATCCTGCCGGCGCGGTTCCCGAACCTGCTGGTGAACGGCTCCTCCGGCATCGCCGTCGGTATGGCCACCAACATTCCGCCGCACAACCTCCGCGAGGTCGCCGACGGCGTGCAGTGGTACCTGGCCAACCCGACCGCGAGCCGCGAAGAGCTGCTCGAAGAGCTCATCCAGCGCATCAAGGGGCCCGACTTCCCGACCGGCGCCACCATCCTGGGCCACAAGGGCATCGAGGACGCGTACCGCACGGGCCGCGGTTCGATCACCATGCGCGCGGTGGTCAACGTGGAGGAACTCCAGGGCCGCACCTGCCTCGTGGTCACCGAGTTGCCGTACCAGGCCAACCCGGACAACCTGGCCATCAAAATCGCCGAACTCGTCAAGGACGGCAAGATCTCCGGCATCGCCGACCTCCGCGACGAGACCTCGGGCCGCACCGGCCAGCGCCTGGTGATTGTGCTCAAGCGCGACGCAGTGGCCAAGGTGGTGCTGAACAACCTCTACAAGCACACCCAGCTGCAGGACAACTTCGCCGCCAACATGCTGGCCATCGTGGACGGCGTGCCGCGCACGCTCAGCCTCGATGCGTTCATCCGGCACTGGGTTACGCACCAGATGGACGTCATCGCCCGGCGGACCCGTTACCGCCTGCGCAAGGCCGAGGAGGAAGCGCACATCCTGCGCGCCCTGCTGAAGGCCCTTGATGCCCTCGACGAAGTTATTGCCCTGATCCGGGCCTCGACTACCACCCAGGCCGCCCGGGACGGCCTGATGGAGCTGCTGGACATCGATGAGGTCCAGGCTGTGGCCATCCTGGACATGCAGCTGCGCCGCCTGGCCGCCCTGGAACGCCAGAAGATCCAGGACAAGCATGCCGAACTCGAAGCGATGATCACCGAGTACAACGCGATCCTGGCCTCCGAGGAGCGCCAGCGCGAGATCATCAGCACCGAACTCGGCGAGATTGTCGCCAAGCACGGCGACGACCGCCGCACCAAGGTGCTGATGGGCTACGACGGCGACATGTCGATCGAGGACCTGATCCCCGAAGAGGAAATGGTCGTCACGATCACCCGCGGCGGCTACGTCAAGCGCACCCGCAGCGACAACTACCGCTCCCAGCAGCGCGGCGGCAAGGGCATCAAGGGCGCGCAGCTGCGCGGCGACGACGTCGTCGAGCACTTCTTCGTGACCACGACGCACCACTGGCTGCTGTTCTTCACCAACCTGGGCCGGGTCTACCGCGCCAAGGCGTACGAACTGGTCGAGGCGGCCCGTGACGCCAAGGGCCAGCACGTCGCGAACCTGCTGGCCTTCCAGCCGGACGAGCACATCGCCCAGGTACTGGACCTGCTCGACTACCAGCACGCCCCGTACCTGGTGCTCGCCACCAAGCGCGGCCTGGTCAAGAAGACGCGCCTGGAGGACTACGACACCAACCGCTCCGCCGGCGTGATCGCGATCAACCTGCGCGACGGCGATGAACTCGTCTCCGCGCAGCTGGTGTCCGAAACCGACGACCTAATGCTGGTCTCCCGCAAGGGCCAGTCAATCCGCTTCACCGCCACGGATGAAGCCCTGCGCCCGATGGGCCGGGCAACCTCCGGCGTGACCGGCATGAAGTTCCGCGAGGATGACGAACTGCTGGCGGCCGACGTCGTACAGGACGGCTCGTTCGTCTTCATTGTCACCGAAGGCGGCTTCGCCAAGCGCACCGCGGTGGAGGAATACCGCCTCCAGGGCCGTGGCGGTCTCGGCATCAAGGTCGGCAAATACCAGGAAGAACGCGGCCACCTTGTCGGTGCCCTGATCGTCCAAGAGGAAGACGAGGTCCTGGTCGTCATGGAAGGCGGCAAGGTGGTCCGCTCCTCGGTCGCCGGCGTTCCGGCCAAGGGACGCGACACCATGGGCGTGATCTTTGCCAAGCCGGATAAGAACGACCGCATCATCGCGGTGGCCCGGAACAGCGAACGCGGCCTCGAGACCGAGGAAACTGACCCCGAAAGCGGCGCTGAACGTCCGGCCACGGAGCAGGATGACGTAACGTTGGCTGGAGAAACCGGATCACACGAGGGGTCCGCAGAGACAGAATCAGTACCGGCCCCGGAGTCAGATGAGTCATCAGGCCATGCCGAGCTGGACGAAGACAACACCGGAGGTAACGCGTGA
- a CDS encoding DUF3566 domain-containing protein translates to MSNSDSYPKSSSGPGGMRPPAAAPRVSAPSRPQQRPAVVGSGQRPAAPGQRPAVPGQRPEAAGQRPGQPGLVKPAPKAKVRRARLLISKVDPWSVLKMAFLLSVALGIVTVVAAIVLWTVLDLTGIFDQVDGLLGTLAGSESGGFELKKVASLGQVASFAVIIAVINVVLLTALSMLSAVLYNIAATLVGGIGVTLTDD, encoded by the coding sequence GTGAGTAATTCCGACTCATATCCCAAGTCGAGCAGCGGCCCCGGCGGCATGCGTCCGCCGGCTGCCGCCCCGCGGGTAAGCGCGCCGTCGCGACCCCAGCAGCGCCCGGCCGTCGTCGGCTCCGGCCAGCGTCCCGCCGCTCCCGGCCAGCGCCCGGCGGTCCCGGGACAGCGTCCTGAAGCCGCGGGACAGCGTCCCGGCCAGCCGGGCCTCGTCAAGCCGGCTCCGAAGGCCAAGGTCCGCCGCGCACGCCTGCTGATCAGCAAAGTGGACCCCTGGTCAGTGCTCAAGATGGCCTTCCTGCTCTCCGTGGCGCTCGGCATCGTGACCGTCGTCGCCGCGATCGTGCTCTGGACCGTCCTGGACCTGACCGGCATCTTTGACCAGGTCGACGGCCTGCTCGGAACCCTGGCCGGATCCGAAAGCGGCGGTTTCGAACTGAAGAAGGTCGCCTCCCTCGGACAGGTTGCCTCTTTCGCAGTGATCATCGCCGTGATCAACGTGGTTCTGCTGACCGCCCTGTCGATGCTGTCGGCAGTGCTGTACAACATCGCGGCCACCCTCGTGGGCGGCATCGGCGTCACCCTGACGGACGACTAA
- a CDS encoding DLW-39 family protein gives MKKLLVVAATIAGVLLYRKVQESEARKAVWSESTDTVD, from the coding sequence GTGAAGAAGTTGCTGGTAGTTGCAGCTACGATCGCAGGCGTCCTGCTCTACAGGAAAGTGCAGGAATCCGAAGCCCGGAAGGCAGTCTGGAGCGAATCGACCGATACGGTTGATTAG
- a CDS encoding DMT family transporter, giving the protein MNFFLAALGVLGVASSGPLIAATLGATSVSALAIAFWRNAIGAAVMAGPVLVRQPRQFGRVTGSEFRWSLAAAVALALHFACFITSLQLTSVAAATALVCLQSGWIAVFQLFRGVRHRWQVLAGLGLAFGGVVAITGFDMGSSPEALAGDLLAVAGGVLAGIYTLAGGKARQTMGTGVYTTLCYGMCAAVVAAMAIAAGQPLAGFEATGWLGILAITVCAQLVGHTAFNHLLATMSPLLVSMIILLEIPGAALLAAAFLGETLPAGTYAGLGMILVGLAVVVMGQRRSRAVRRSAARLAELGTD; this is encoded by the coding sequence GTGAACTTCTTCCTCGCTGCCCTGGGTGTGCTGGGCGTCGCCTCGTCCGGCCCCTTGATCGCCGCCACCCTCGGCGCCACCTCCGTCAGCGCCCTCGCGATCGCGTTCTGGCGCAACGCGATCGGGGCTGCGGTCATGGCCGGGCCCGTGCTGGTGCGGCAGCCCCGCCAGTTCGGCCGGGTCACGGGCAGCGAGTTCCGCTGGTCACTCGCCGCAGCGGTCGCGCTGGCCTTGCACTTCGCCTGCTTCATCACCTCGCTGCAACTGACCTCGGTGGCCGCCGCCACCGCCCTGGTCTGCCTGCAATCGGGCTGGATCGCCGTGTTCCAGCTCTTCCGCGGCGTCCGTCACCGCTGGCAGGTCCTGGCCGGCCTCGGCCTCGCCTTCGGCGGCGTGGTGGCCATTACCGGCTTCGACATGGGCAGCTCGCCCGAGGCCCTGGCCGGTGACCTGCTCGCGGTCGCCGGCGGCGTGCTGGCAGGCATCTATACGCTGGCCGGGGGCAAGGCCCGGCAGACCATGGGCACCGGCGTCTACACCACGCTCTGCTACGGAATGTGCGCCGCCGTCGTCGCTGCCATGGCTATCGCCGCAGGGCAGCCGCTGGCCGGCTTCGAAGCGACCGGCTGGCTCGGCATCCTGGCGATCACGGTCTGCGCCCAGCTGGTGGGCCACACCGCGTTCAACCACCTGCTGGCCACCATGAGCCCGTTGCTGGTCTCGATGATTATCCTGCTGGAGATCCCGGGGGCGGCCCTGCTGGCGGCGGCGTTCCTGGGTGAGACCCTCCCGGCAGGCACCTACGCCGGACTGGGGATGATCCTTGTGGGACTCGCCGTCGTCGTGATGGGCCAGCGACGCTCCCGTGCGGTGCGGCGCAGCGCCGCCCGCCTCGCGGAGCTGGGAACGGACTGA
- a CDS encoding glycosyltransferase family 2 protein, protein MSPEKSSADTLRDAEPPPAVSIVIPAYNEESVIRQCLIAAVYQSVPAHEIIVVDNMSKDRTADIVRQMQLEYPESPIILLSQDKDQGLIPTRNFGLDHATGDVLGRIDADSVLEPDWVEQVQQAFADPAVHAATGPVVYYDMPMRRFGLKADDKMRQLMLKLAKHQYHFLFGSNMALRRSAWETIRLETCRDEKDEMHEDIDLSLHLADHELRIQYWPQMVSGMSARRLEDSPRDYRYYVTRFDRTYKAHNVKKMALKAPMVVFFSVYFPAKLLRAIHTVNTTQPARRGGQ, encoded by the coding sequence ATGTCACCCGAAAAATCCTCTGCGGATACCCTGCGCGATGCTGAGCCGCCTCCGGCGGTCTCCATCGTCATCCCCGCGTACAACGAGGAAAGCGTCATTCGGCAGTGCCTGATTGCCGCCGTTTACCAGTCGGTCCCGGCGCACGAGATCATCGTGGTGGACAACATGTCCAAAGACCGCACCGCGGACATCGTGCGGCAGATGCAGTTGGAATATCCGGAGAGCCCAATCATCCTGCTCAGCCAGGACAAGGACCAAGGCCTGATTCCGACGCGGAACTTCGGACTGGACCACGCCACCGGTGATGTCCTGGGCAGGATTGACGCAGATTCCGTCCTCGAGCCGGACTGGGTGGAGCAGGTCCAGCAGGCCTTCGCAGACCCGGCCGTGCATGCTGCAACCGGTCCCGTGGTCTACTACGACATGCCGATGCGCCGTTTCGGGCTAAAGGCCGACGACAAAATGCGCCAGCTCATGCTCAAGCTGGCCAAGCACCAGTATCACTTTCTCTTCGGCTCCAACATGGCCCTGCGCCGCTCCGCCTGGGAGACGATTCGCCTGGAGACCTGCCGGGATGAGAAGGACGAGATGCACGAGGACATCGACCTCTCCCTGCACCTCGCCGACCACGAACTTCGAATCCAGTACTGGCCCCAGATGGTGTCCGGCATGTCCGCCCGCCGCCTCGAGGACTCGCCCCGCGACTACCGCTACTACGTCACGCGGTTCGACCGTACGTACAAGGCGCACAACGTCAAGAAGATGGCGCTGAAAGCACCGATGGTCGTCTTCTTCTCGGTCTACTTCCCGGCCAAGCTGCTGCGCGCCATCCACACCGTCAACACCACCCAGCCGGCCCGGCGCGGCGGCCAGTAG
- a CDS encoding peptidylprolyl isomerase, producing MTANATAKATIHTSLGDIVVNLFGNHAPKTVDNFVGLATGEKAWTHPESGEDKTGTPLYDGTIFHRIIKDFMIQAGDPLGRGIGGPGYKFDDEIHPELTFNEPYKLAMANAGIQMGRGTNGSQFFITTVPTGWLQGKHSIFGEVADEESKKVVDAIEGVRTGMGDRPVEDVVINSIDIEQL from the coding sequence ATGACTGCCAACGCAACCGCAAAAGCCACTATCCACACGAGCCTCGGCGACATCGTCGTCAACCTCTTCGGCAACCACGCGCCGAAGACCGTCGACAACTTCGTCGGCCTGGCGACCGGGGAGAAAGCCTGGACCCACCCGGAATCCGGCGAGGACAAAACCGGTACGCCGCTCTACGACGGCACCATCTTCCACCGCATCATCAAGGACTTCATGATCCAGGCCGGAGACCCGTTGGGCCGCGGCATCGGCGGACCGGGCTACAAGTTCGACGACGAAATCCACCCGGAACTGACCTTCAACGAGCCCTACAAGCTCGCCATGGCCAACGCCGGCATCCAGATGGGCCGCGGCACCAACGGATCGCAGTTCTTCATCACCACCGTCCCGACCGGCTGGCTGCAGGGCAAGCACAGCATCTTCGGTGAGGTGGCGGACGAGGAATCCAAGAAGGTCGTGGACGCCATTGAGGGTGTCCGCACCGGCATGGGCGACCGCCCGGTGGAGGATGTCGTTATCAACAGCATTGACATCGAACAGCTCTAG
- a CDS encoding rhomboid family intramembrane serine protease — MSYGIPAAEPSAEIPVCPRHPDRPAYVRCQRCGRPACPDCQRAAAVGFQCVDCVNETKRTTPTPRSVYGGAAAVGRPLVTIGIIAACAVLYVLQWIVPNDGIYQNFAFATVYATPEYGAFEPWRMLTSAFLHSQGFILHIVLNMYMLWMFGQVLEPLLGRIRFLALYLLSAVGGSVGYLLLTPAYIPGQPLTGVVGASGAIFGLFGAMLVVQRHRGGDTRQLWVLIAINGVIGFVVPQIAWQAHLGGLITGALCAAVIAYAPRGPRRGLLQAAGLVLVVCLLIAATALRVAATALPA, encoded by the coding sequence ATGAGCTACGGAATTCCGGCGGCAGAGCCGTCCGCGGAGATCCCGGTGTGCCCCCGGCACCCGGACCGCCCCGCCTATGTGCGGTGCCAGCGGTGCGGGCGCCCTGCGTGCCCCGACTGCCAGCGGGCGGCCGCCGTCGGATTCCAATGCGTTGACTGTGTCAACGAAACCAAACGTACGACACCGACGCCCCGCTCGGTTTACGGCGGGGCTGCCGCCGTCGGCAGGCCGCTCGTTACCATCGGGATCATCGCGGCCTGTGCCGTGCTGTACGTGCTGCAGTGGATAGTTCCCAATGACGGGATCTACCAGAACTTCGCCTTCGCCACCGTGTACGCCACCCCGGAGTATGGAGCCTTCGAGCCCTGGCGTATGCTCACGTCGGCCTTCCTTCATTCCCAAGGCTTTATCCTCCACATCGTGCTGAACATGTACATGCTGTGGATGTTTGGCCAGGTGCTGGAACCCCTCCTCGGGCGCATCCGCTTCCTGGCCCTGTACCTGCTGTCCGCCGTGGGCGGCTCCGTCGGCTATCTCCTGCTGACGCCGGCGTACATTCCGGGCCAGCCCCTCACCGGCGTCGTCGGCGCCTCCGGCGCCATCTTCGGGCTCTTCGGCGCAATGCTCGTGGTCCAGCGCCACCGCGGCGGTGACACCAGGCAGCTCTGGGTCCTGATCGCCATCAACGGTGTCATCGGCTTTGTGGTCCCGCAGATCGCCTGGCAGGCCCACCTCGGCGGCCTGATCACCGGCGCGTTGTGCGCCGCCGTGATCGCCTACGCGCCGCGTGGGCCGCGCCGGGGACTCCTGCAGGCCGCCGGTCTGGTCCTGGTGGTGTGCCTGCTCATTGCGGCCACTGCCCTGCGCGTCGCCGCCACCGCGCTCCCTGCCTAG